The proteins below are encoded in one region of Penicillium psychrofluorescens genome assembly, chromosome: 4:
- a CDS encoding uncharacterized protein (ID:PFLUO_006692-T1.cds;~source:funannotate) yields MESVTSLQVQQKALLRDKYTKAVSNLLETIESKPKATYASDDLTKLGVTLTFFDPEEPDFLHSNDCLFNPMSLEEVKSFSLEGAEIEGGALDYYLGFDKD; encoded by the coding sequence ATGGAGTCTGTGACTAGTCTCCAGGTCCAGCAAAAAGCTCTCTTGCGAGACAAATACACCAAAGCAGTGTCGAACCTGCTAGAGACAATCGAATCGAAGCCAAAGGCGACTTACGCAAGTGATGATTTGACAAAACTTGGAGTCACTCTTACGTTTTTCGACCCCGAGGAGCCAGATTTTCTCCACTCAAATGACTGTCTCTTCAACCCCATGTCTCTAGAAGAGGTCAAGTCTTTCTCTCTAGAAGGGGCCGAAATTGAAGGGGGCGCTCTCGACTATTACCTCGGCTTTGACAAGGATTAA
- a CDS encoding uncharacterized protein (ID:PFLUO_006690-T1.cds;~source:funannotate) has product MFTQLRLWNTLCLTHLYSAIGNGRSISIHPQYLDQCPRILKHPRATSEDGKVVAEIQLYRITLRLQRSQQRLLLAESEYEEIERWKMEWAHVFTNEEQSTLELSVWFCQMLLHRTAARLQPEIDRLVPEICGNARLIISKFMQVRFPLALGLIDHVYSIVAYAAITMCDYNISDPLIDQVRALLLHLAPSSDHISYRIACIIAQVQRRYSDAAADSASAASGGDALKDALFAAPHPPRAANMDLSQLMPTAEVMNTLVDEYGCINQLIPGYAAPHPPFSGPTVFQHHLAPVTGGAMPVSLVPRALHDW; this is encoded by the exons ATGTTTACCCAGTTGCGACTATGGAATACTCTCTGCTTGACTCACTTATA TTCCGCTATTGGCAACGGGCGTTCCATCAGCATTCATCCACAATATCTTGACCAATGCCCACGCATCTTGAAACACCCTAGAGCCACATCCGAGGACGGAAAAGTGGTGGCTGAAATCCAGCTCTACAGAATCACTCTCAGGCTCCAGCGCAGCCAACAGCGTTTGCTGCTAGCAGAGTCCGAATATGAAGAGATCGAGCGCTGGAAAATGGAATGGGCTCATGTTTTCA CAAATGAAGAACAATCAACTCTGGAACTCAGTGTCTGGTTTTGCCAAATGCTCCTTCACCGAACTGCTGCGCGCCTCCAACCGGAGATAGATCGACTTGTGCCTGAGATCTGCGGCAATGCGCGACTGATCATATCAAAATTCATGCAAGTCCGCTTTCCTCTGGCCCTGGGCCTAATCGACCACGTCTATTCCATTGTTGCCTATGCCGCCATCACAATGTGCGATTATAACATCTCCGATCCACTCATTGACCAAGTACGCGCGCTTTTGCTTCATCTCGCTCCGAGTAGCGACCACATCTCCTATCGCATTGCGTGTATCATCGCCCAAGTTCAGCGCCGCTACTCCGATGCAGCCGCAGACTCTGCCTCCGCTGCCTCGGGAGGAGATGCTCTGAAGGACGCCCTCTTTGCAgctccgcatcctccgcgCGCCGCCAATATGGATTTATCGCAGCTGATGCCAACCGCAGAGGTCATGAATACCCTAGTCGACGAGTATGGGTGTATAAACCAATTGATTCCGGGCTATGCAGCACCGCATCCACCGTTTTCGGGTCCCACTGTCTTTCAACACCACCTTGCGCCTGTCACAGGTGGTGCGATGCCTGTCAGCCTAGTTCCCCGAGCCTTGCACGATTGGTGA
- a CDS encoding uncharacterized protein (ID:PFLUO_006691-T1.cds;~source:funannotate): protein MTAKSYDPETTLATYEPGGVFGDIYDYFVQYNRTVVGARLAGVGTGLALGGGMSYLSPQYGMACDSFRELEIVLPDGQIVTASNESNPDLFFVSRGGGGNAYGVVTKYTVQSRPAGQFYAGNVIYAFDQTDAVIDAIENFIQYNTDPKAAIIGTYEKLPTPDLELNLDEAILMFLVYDGPDAGTAFSNFTNIPHLINTMGIKTYPEVVNMPIPFSTELSAGDNIFRVGVHRPEGGSYKNALNEWRNWAEDNKGKYILLSLDFQPVPKSLTDASKAQGGNAMQMPDGPWFWLNYLISTPPLMSDADYEAVQTSYRDMVAASSNAEGLPLFINDANHDQNPLQTFSTFAKLQEIKRKYDPDNFFADKTGGWSFA from the coding sequence ATGACGGCAAAGTCCTATGACCCAGAGACAACTCTAGCCACATACGAACCAGGTGGTGTATTTGGCGACATTTACGACTACTTTGTGCAATATAACCGCACGGTGGTTGGAGCCCGACTCGCCGGAGTGGGGACTGGCCTGGCtctgggtggtggtatgAGCTACCTTTCTCCCCAGTATGGCATGGCCTGTGATTCATTCCGGGAGCTCGAAATTGTTTTACCCGATGGCCAAATCGTTACAGCATCCAACGAATCCAACCCTGATTTATTTTTTGTGTCCCGAGGAGGCGGTGGGAATGCGTATGGCGTTGTTACGAAATATACGGTTCAAAGTCGCCCTGCTGGCCAATTCTACGCCGGAAATGTCATCTACGCCTTTGATCAAACAGATGCTGTCATTGACGCGATTGAGAATTTCATCCAATACAACACTGATCCCAAAGCGGCCATTATTGGCACTTATGAGAAGTTGCCTACCCCGGACTTGGAGCTAAATCTGGACGAGGCCATCCTCATGTTCCTTGTCTATGATGGGCCTGATGCGGGGACTGCATTTTCGAACTTCACCAATATTCCTCACCTCATTAACACGATGGGCATCAAGACTTATCCCGAAGTGGTCAACATGCCGATTCCATTCTCCACCGAGCTTTCAGCCGGGGACAATATTTTCCGTGTTGGAGTTCACCGTCCGGAAGGAGGCTCTTACAAAAATGCCCTGAATGAATGGCGTAACTGGGCCGAAGACAACAAGGGCAAATATATCCTTCTGTCACTGGATTTCCAGCCAGTTCCCAAAAGCTTGACCGACGCCAGCAAGGCCCAAGGTGGAAATGCAATGCAGATGCCTGATGGTCCATGGTTTTGGTTGAATTACTTAATTTCAACACCACCTCTCATGAGCGATGCCGATTATGAAGCTGTCCAGACCAGCTACCGCGACATGGTTGCAGCGAGCAGCAATGCTGAAGGGCTTCCTCTGTTTATCAATGATGCAAACCATGACCAGAACCCTCTCCAAACGTTCTCCACTTTCGCAAAGTTGCAAGAGATCAAACGGAAATATGACCCGGACAACTTCTTTGCCGACAAGACGGGGGGTTGGTCATTTGCATAG